The region ACGCCTCCAAGGTCTGAACTAGACGTCCAAATGATCCGAGGACTCACTCCTCACGTAATAAGTCCTGCTGAGACctgagaggcagacagaggatGAGGGAGGCAAAGCTggagagagcgacagagacagagagagagcgacagagacagagagagcgacagagacagaaagagagagagacacacagaggaagaccGGCGCCAAAATGATGTGAGAAAAAAGCAGCGAAGGGAAACTGATGACAGGCAGCGTTTCTGCAGCTGAAGCTCAGCACTGCACCGAAAAAGCAAGCAGAgagcagagatttaaaaaaaaaagtcaaaaaacaagaaaacatattGAATGGAACGAGAAGCAGTGACAGggagggggaaaagaaaaaaagacaaaaatcaaaatctacaaacagacaaatgtatTTCAAGTTTCTGTTAAATCTTCCATCTGAAACGCTCCGAGGTTTTCCTGTGTTCTATGAGTCACTGAAGCTGAGAACTGAGCTTCCATCCCCTGATCGGCCACCGGGGACGTCAGGGTTTGGTGCATTGGTGTAACGGACCTTGTGTCCGCGAGGAGACGAGAGCGTTCGTCTGTTACTGCAGAGAGGACGCCGTGAGACGGAAAATCTGTCCTTACTCAGCTCCTCTCCGAGTGATGCAAGGAGGAGTGTGAGGGTGCTGtaaagtgagggaggaggaaacagagggagaggaaggataCTGtcaagtgagggaggaggaaacagagggagggaggaggaaacacagagaggaaggatAGACAgcgagaaaaggaggaggaaatgaacaAGGGGGAGATGAGGAGAGTAGACAAGACAAGAGGAGATAAGAAAAAGGGATGGAAAGAGGGATaaggagaggaaaacaaggaAAAGACAAATGTGGAGGtagaaaaggaaacagagaagaggatttgagaaggaaggaaggaagggagggagggagggagggagggagggagggaggaggagtgtttatctttctctttctcctcaatGTCTGACCtgatctttctttctctcagcgGCTCCTCGATGCTTCAGACAAATAAACCAAgaggagaaacaacaacagGCTGAACGTCCCCGGAGTCGTTGATTTAATCTATAAACCGAGTTTGAGATGAAATacgtctttttttctttctttcttgtttcaTCCACTGGCGTCTGGATAACAAAtaataagaacacacacacacacacacacaccatgttgtACTATACAGAGGTTTCCATTCTGTGTGCAACATTAAGAGTTTGGTTTTATCTCTGCagattaaaatgacaaacatactaaaaagttgttttcatatcgagtcacattaaaaaaaaagtttgatgacatcatcacttctGAATACGCAAGAGTGAAAATTATGTCttaataaaatttaaaaaaagaactttaTTAGACCGTTTGCTTTCAGGCTGTTAAAAcgatgaattattaaaaaagcaataaaaggAAATGAGCTGCAAAAAAGAGTGAAAGGATCCTCAGACCAGAACAGGACACGTCGGGCTCTGAATACTAATCCTCATCGTCTCTGTGGAGCGAAGGACGCCGCTCGGCCAGATGGCGAGGGGACGTCCGCCATGTTAGCTACAAGCTAACTGCTGTAGCGGCTCAGGGGAGCTGTGGTCAAGGACGCGGTCGCCTCTGATACGTTAAGTTTCTGAAGATGTGAGCGTCTGTGAGGATGAAAATAAACTCTTAATTAACCGAtggatgaattaaaataaaatcctgacaCCGCTCTGAACTCAGAAACAGACGACGACGAGGTGGCGACTtatcagttttctctttcagagGATTTTCTGAAAGCTCTCTCTTTCTGGCGGAGGCCGGTGAAGCCTCTCAGCAGGTCAGGAGCCGCTTGAAGCGTCTGCAGGAGCAGATAAGACGAGAGGAGCTTCACGTCTGACTCACCTCAAGCTGCTTTAAGAGTTTCTGTGTGTCGGGACACAAacgtccgagtcagttgctctggaggTTTTCTGGAACTTTTACTGCGGCGCCCAAGTTAAATGTCTGGAAAGCGTCACAGCGACGTGATTTCTCTAAccggaagaaaacaaatatctaaatctgtttctgttttatcttatttgttgaaagcCTCTTCACGTCAGAGACGACTGTCAGAAGTTAGCGTCACTGAAAAGTCGCAGATCtgcaagtgaatttaaatgtggtttcgtaAGGAGACACTTTGGTCTTGGCGGACGTATGTGCAGCCCTTCTAGTCTGGATTCTGGATTTCCTTCGCTCTCGCTGCCTCAGTcgtctcttttcttcctcctgttcaTTTTCTTCTGAACTTAAAAAGCAGCTTCTCTCAGGTAACCGTGCTTCGCTCTCATCGTCTTGCATAATGAGTCCGAGCTGTTAAAAGGCAGCTCTGAGTAAACCAACGTAACGACCGGACCTTTCAGGCTGTTCACTTGCAGCCACGCCAACGTGCAGCCGCTGAACGAGCCGCAGCGCCGCCGGCTCACCTTGAGATTTAAAGAGTAGGTCACACAAAAAGAGCAGCATGTGGCAATTATCggaagaacagagagagagagagagagagagagagatgatgaggGGGAGGaatcagagagaaaacatgacGGGATCGTGGTCAAACACTGAATCATCACTTTGACCTTGAGATATGAATCTTTTCCGTGGCATCGCTGGAGATAATGTCGCAGTAAATGGAGGCGGAGGACGTCTCTGAATGGATCTGACTGTGAGAGTGAAGCTCGTTTCATCAGTCACAAGCACCAAAATCCTTCCTCTGGAAATCAAAACAACGACAAACTCACACCACAAAAAAACTTGATCTCTGAGCAAGCGAGGTGAGATCCAGGAACTCAAAGGTCAGAACGCACATGGAGAACTGGTAAGAATCAAGGGTTCTGCAGACTGTTCCCCTCTGGTGTCTGTGTAACCTCACatcgtcttctcctcctcaggagTCGCAGGAGGAAAACGTTCAGCAGAAGAGAGGCGGACCTCAGAGGGTTTAGAAGTGGAATACCTGCTGCTGGCCCTGGACTTTGGGGAAATCCTCTTTCTGCTTGCGGGTCTTGGGTCTTTCCAGGCTGCCCTGTTGGAGGTGTTTGAGTCTGGCTGCGACGGTGAAGCCCTTCGTCGGCCCCGGGGAGTTACTGCTGTTCTGTGGGAGCCAGGAGACGAGAGGGGCGATCAAAAGTCATTTCAATCACTGGTGTCCACAAAGATTTGGCCACACGAGGTAACtgctttgttttactttgaaaataaaacgCTCTGCTGCGGGAAACGTAGTTTTAACGACCAACGTTACAAAGACacagttttattcaaatgttaatCACTGACCCTTGAGTCAATACAAGCAGGATCTGGATTTAaatctcctgcaggaggagaataGATTCTTACAGAGCAACGATTCTGTATCCCTCCCCCGATTCTAACAGCGACCTGCGAACACGAGTCGTCTCCACTCGGCTGAACGTGTCACTGGAGCTGTCAGGAAGTGCACGagacaaaaaaactaaacatatcACCGGCTTCAGCCGCGCTGACTCACCGCACATCACGTCAGTGGTTCGAGGGTTCGAACGTTTACACAGATGTTGGATTTCATCTCAGAGAAAAGcttcacagataaaaacatcatcGTGCACATAGAGGAAGCCGAGGAGGAGGTCGAGGGAGGAAGTGTTAAAAAGGTTAGAAAGAGAAGTTCAGTCCAACGtctgcagctgcaaacacaatCAATCATCTGATCTAACGTAACGTGTGAGAAGGTTTTTAAAAGTCTCATCAGTAGATTTTAGAGAACTGGTGACGTCTTGTCccaaaaatatttaaagcaacactttgcAATGTTacctgagcaacagcgccctctgcagccactcGTGGTGAATCGTTATTTGGTCATTTATGCTACGAATATAACTACGTCCATTTCAGACGACATAACCGTCACCGTCCACATACAGTACGTCCACCTGTGGTTGTTGAGCAActcatccactagagggcagcacagagtccAGATTTCTTCCCCGTATCTTAGAATCGTCTCGCTGGAGCTACTGGCAACACTTAATGAAATCACGATAAACTTCTCTCTGTGATTAAACTAGTTTTTACAGCTCATTCAGACTTCAGTTCCACTTCCTGCCTCGGTGGAGATGATGACTCGTCGGGTTTTAGTCGTTAAAAAGGTTCGAGTGAAGCAGGAGGAATAAAAGCAGATAAAGGAGTTGAAGTAGAAGCACAGTCCACAGGCTGGAGGTTTTCATTTTACCTTTCTGGGCCTGGAGGTGCAGGGAGGAGCGGCGGCGGCGATGCTGCGCCGTTTAAAACAATCTTTTACAGGCGTTCTCTCAAATATCTTTGCTCCGTGGTGGTCGTATGAAAGATGGTGGCAGAGACATGTGAACACACTGACACGACACGTGACAACAAAACTGAAATCAGCTGCAAACACCTGGTTCATCCAAAAACCGTCTCACCTCCAGCTCCGCTATGATCCTCTCCTCGTCGTCCTCGTCCTGAATCGCAGACGCTGCGATCACAGGCGGCGTCGACGCAGGGCGGGGGGTGTCCGACGGGGTCCGCCTCAGCTTCACCAGAGTTTTGGGGATGTCGCCATCGTCCTCCATCTTAAACGGTCAAAATGAAAGAATTCTAAAAGCAGAGTTTAAActcactaaaataaataaagaatgaacAGAGAGCAGGTGTTCAGAGACTCTTCAGACTCAGACGTGAACATTTCACAGCTCTCAGACTGAACTGTGTGAATGAAGCGAGCAAAAAGAAAGTACTTGACACTGCTCAATGAAACTGGGTCGAGGTCTCTGAGGAAGGTTTCCAGCACCTTATTAAAGTGAAGAATTCCGTCTGTTCAAGATTCACGAGTGAACTCGACTTtaaagcagcggcagcagcttgTTGTTACCTGGGAACCAGTCGCTGCGAGTCTCACACCACCGAACATCAGGTTTGTTAATAAGTGGGTCAGACTCCGTCTCGTTAAATGAAACAACTCAACCTGCGTCACGGCTTCTCTGTTTGAGTCAGATTTAAAACCTCCGACGGCGTCGGCTCTAATATTAAGAAGAAAcgcataaaataaaaataataaataataaaagaagttCGATGCAACGCGTctttttcaaaaaagaaaatccatcaCATGCAGAAAAGAACAAGTTGATCCTTTGAAACGATCACACGGTTTCAACCGAACTTAAAAAACCTCTCACCTTCAGGTTCTTGGTCGTCACGACGACCTCTCCGGTGCGGTTGGTGGTGAGGCCGTGTGCTGAGGGGAAGCTTCGTCGTGGCGGAGGCGGTGGCGGAGACTTGGAGGGTTTCTCTGTTCGGTACCGAGTCACGTTGAGGTCGACTGCGGACGGAAGATAAAACTTCAGAAACGAACTTCTACTGGAGCGTCAAAAAAACTAAAGCACAAACCGTCCTCTCACCACAACCTCATGAGTTAAAAAGCAGAAAGTGACTCGTGGATTTTTACAGGTTGATCGTACGAAGGAGTAAAAAAGAAACGATACTGAAATATGAGACGATAAATGTAAAGTAACCAGGAATATTAATtatttatagaaataaaataaaaacacactctgACTCACCCGACCCTCGGTGTGAACCGCCCCCCTCCATACTGTTCAGCTTCTGGGCAGCCAGCTGCACTTTGCCAGGCTGCTGGTCGCCGCCGGGTGTCGTGGTGGCGGTGGCCGTGGCGCCGGTGTTAGCGGCTGCAGCTGAAGTAGCTGTGGTGGGTGTAATTGGGATGGTGATCTGGGGCTTGGGGGGCACTGCCGGCTTGTTGATGTGCTTGGCAGCGAAGTCGAGGTCGGGGATGGCCTTCATCAGCTCGGCCTGCGTCTCCTCCAGCAAGCGATTGATGTCCTGGGCGCTGAACTGGGTCAAGCTGGCACGTTTCTCCTCCCAGTCCCGCTCTGCcgcctgaaacacacagacgaTGAGATCGTCCTCACAGGAAATGTAATTACCTGATGTCACGGAACACGTAGAGGTGTAATCACCATCTGGCTAAAACAGACATCTTTAACGTGCTGAATGAGGATTATACACAACAGCCTGATCCATAATCAGCAGCTGATTACCAGTCGGACTTCAGCTGACACCGACTTGTCCGGAGGACGCCGAGTCGGCAGCTCGTCGAGGACTCGGTTTCTGAAGGTCATGGAGGGCTGGACGTCCTGCTCCAGGCCCGAGGCGTCTCCGTCGGACGCCGGCATCCAGTTGGCCAGGCCGGAGCTTGTGCTGAGGTCGCTGAGCGAGGGACTGTTCAGGATGTCCAGGTCCGAGCCGCGGCTCACGTCCTCCGCTCGCTTGGTCTGGGCGGAGAGGTCGTCGGCGCTCTTCCACACGCCCTCGGTGACTTGTCTGAACATATAGGAGGGATACAAAACACTACAATACACACAGGACACCATGAAGGTCCTACACCGTGTTAGAACAACAACCTGGAAactcagagaaacacaacatgcacaggATGAACAGTGAGTCTGTCAGTTTCAGTTTATAATTCCAGCTCGTCATTCGTCACCGATGCACTCGAAGACCAAGACGATTGAGTCGGAACGATTTGTGTTTGACTGAAGATTTGAAACGGTTCATTTCATCGATCACGACGGAAACGTTGAGAGACTGAGGAGCAGCTGATTTCTTCGTCAAATGAAGaatcaaagaaacagaaactcacGTGTTTGTATCAGCGGCAGAAaaaaatttacatttgaaacaTTTGAGAAGTGACtcaacaacacatacacactaacacacacacacacacacacacacacacacgcacagtaaaCCTGCCTCTGATGTTTCAGACGGAAACTCTTCCTTCAGCTCTGACAGGTAATTTGCTCAGCGTCTGATGCTTTGCTCACTTTTTATCAGTCGAACAAAACCAGGAGgagaaaaatctgaatttctGCTTTTAATCTCTAAAGCGTTCGTGTGGAAACTCATCCCTGAGAATTCTTTGTAGAATCTGGAGTAAAACCAGGATTTCAGCAGCTCTCAGAACCTTTTCAAACATTCACGATGAAAGTTTGAGATTAAACGACAGAACCGTCTTTAAATTCAGACGTGAGGAGCGACGAGAATCTTCCAGAGTCTGAAACGTCAAACACGACCTCGAGCAAATGTTGTTGCCTAACATTTAGATTTGGAATATTATTCATTTGTTATTAACAAAGTCGACCCTcaactttgtttttaactttatttatctacttgtttttcttttcttttcatgaatCGTTCCTCAGCTTCCTTAAATCTGACCTGATGTTATGGCAGAAAATCGAACGTCCGATTTCCTGAAtcaattatttttgtatttcatggattttttatttctcttgttttttctttattctgatATTATgacttgtttttcattaaattacaactttattcttgtcattttcttttttttatcagaattaaacttttaaaaaaaatctaatattctTAATATGATCAGAGCCACATTTGAATtttacgactttattctcatagTTTTAAATTATTCTTGAGATCCAATAATGGAGTATGGCCATAATACACTTCCATAGTATTTCACTGTAGGATCATGATACGATATAAAACTATCATGTaacttaaataatttaaaagagTTCATCTTTCATTCTCAGACGATACACAGTCACTTTAGAACAAACCTGAAAATTCAAAAACCTTCACGGAGAAGTCACAACAGAAAGTCGAGTGTGAGTGAAGTCGGGGCTCGTACCTGCGCAGCGTGCTGAGTGCATCAGTCATGGTGTTGCAGCGCTTCAGCAGCGCGTCCAGGCGGTGAGGCTCCTCCTTCAGGAACTTCAcggcctccacctccaccctcaGCACCACCCGCATCTTACTCTGCAGGCTGGGGAACTGGtctgtgagggagggagagagagagggagagagagggagagagggatgagcagAGAGGATGTGATGGAAGAGCGAGGGGATCACAGGAACCACGACGATGCAGCTTCTGTCGCTGTTATTTGAAGGCAGTGGATTCTCCTGAGGTCGAAGGTCACGATGGACGAGAGGCATCAAACACAAAGAGGGTTTTTCTGAGTGGACGAATATTTGAACTTCACCCGACGCTCAAACAGAACAAACCCAGCGTCTCGTCGAGTAGAAGCAGCGAGTCCACACGTTCACGTAACAGGCTCCTCTGAGATTTTACGAGTAATGTTCCAGGTGGCGAGCGGAGAACACGGGTCAGAGGAGCCGAGTCCAGAACTTCATGAATATCAATTTATTACGACTCATAAATATTCATCTGTGACTCGGGGAAACAGAAATTTGACAAACACGTATTTCAGCAGAACAAGtggttgaactttgacctgagAATAAAACCTGTTCCTCACGTGAGCGGATTTAAAGATTTacgatgtttttctttttgtaaagtTCGTGAGAAATCTCAGTATTTACATCATGACAATCAAATCATGGAGGGAAAAGATCCACAGGTCAAAGATcatcaaacatcacacactcactcttcaGCTCAGTGAGCGTCTCTCCCAGAATCCTCAGCTCTTTGCTCTTCTGCTCCACGTCCTGCTCCGTCACCAGCCCGTGGTTGATGGACgagttcctctgcagctcctccaccgACTTCTCCAGGTCGCTGTGGACGAGCGGGTCACAGACTCAACTTCTCTCAGAAGCAAAAAGATCTTAAAGAAGATttctgacaaaaacatttattgtagtaaaaagaaaacacgatGTCgctcaggaggaaaagaaacgtgacctttgactttctgctacagaaatcaaatcCCTTCACCTGAGTCTAAATCaacgtttgtgccaaatgttgAGACATTGCGTTCACAacaatgggacagacagacggaccTCCCATGATGCCTTTGTCCACTGGGTCTCGTCTGTGCGGCGGAATAATAAGAAACTAAAGAAGCTTCATTGAGTttgacacagaggagagagtggaCTGAGAATCACAGCTCAGCAGATTCAGACTGCAGCTACCGACTCTGTAGTCAGAGTGAATGTTGggaagttaaataaaaaaaacaaaaacacgacACATCCTCATTGATGTAGGATAGATGTTCGATACCCAGCCCTCGTCTCTGCGTGCGGTCCTGCCGCCCCCCCGTGTTTTCCTCGACCCCAGGTTGACAAGACAAATTAACTCGACGCTCGGATCAATCGCTGCCTGGactcactgcagctgctggatgagCAGCTCCTCCTGGTTCAGGTACTtgagtctctcctcctccaccaggagGCGCTGTCTCTGGAGCGGGTCCTCCTGAGTGCGCATGGCGTCCAGCATCATGAGGCTCAGCTCCGACTCCGTCTGCCTCAGCAGCGTCAGGACCGAGTCCTGGTTCTCCAGCTGCGACGAAGAGTCACACGGTTCATTTGGACGAAGAACACGAGTCAACAAAATCTATATCTGGACATTTTAAAGAACGGTAAACTTTGCGTCCACACTCGCCTGCATGTTGCGCAGCTGCGACAGCTGTTTGCGCAGAGCGTTGGTGTTCTGCTGCAGGCCCTGCAGGTGGAGCTGCATCTGGAGACGAGACACCGTCACGGGCTGGTTGGGCCCCGACGACGGAGGAGGCATCAGGGCCAAAGGAGCAGAAGGAGTcaaagctgcaggagaggaggcgTTTAGGGAACCGGCTCTTTGTTTAGTTGCTTTAGAGAGAGAATAGAAGTTGTCCTGAAACACTTTAACTAACGGATCATGAGAGGAATCCCCGAAAGCTTCGACTCTCATGACCTCAAACTATCGTCCGGGAGAAAAAAGAATCGTCTCAGGATTTGGCGGCAGCAGCAGTTTCAGGACAAGTTCTATCGGCAGGTCAGAGGTGGAGATTTGAACGTAACGATGATAAACAGCACGAGGAGGCTTCAGGGACAAACAGGGCGGGAACGGTAAAACACAATCATCTCAATAAATCTAAGTAATAACAACAGAATCCCTCCGAGCGAGCGTTTCCTCCGTTCAAATGAAGACGACAGTAATtaggagtcacacacacacacacacacacatcgtgcAGAACCACAGAGGGGAACTGGAAGACAATCGATAACAGAGCAGTGGATTTTAGGAGAGTTGCATTTTCAGGCCACTTTCatgaactgaaattaaaaacaaatctcctGAAAAAGACTTTTTAAACCCTTCAGCCTCCAGCTCGCTGCAGTGAGAGCCCCTGAACACCGAGAGGTTTTAAACCCCAACGAACAGATTTAGACGAGTCGTCTCTCCGCAGCTTCACCAGGTCACAACACTCCGACGCACTCTTCATTTAGATTCTTCAATCGCCTTTTATACTCATCCAATGAATAAATCACAGGTAAGAAAAGTGGGTCACGTAATAAACTAAAGTCTTTCCCGACTGTGAAAACACGCCTACTTGGAAgatgtttccatgttttcctCACAAGATCTCAGTGAACACGTTAAGTCGCATCACACGTGTTGCGGAACCCAGACACACGATCTGAGGTTTTCCTCCGTTGTTCATTCAGTTTGAATTTTCAGTAGAAACCGACGCCCACAGACACAGAACTCcacagaagaaaagtgaaattcaagGCTTATCTACAATTTGACACGAGGTTTCATTTTCTCATGTTCATGCACAATCAGATAAAAggagaaaattaatttaaatcttCTCTTGTTGGACTCTTCACGCTGGGAAACAGACGCTACAGCTTCAGAATCAAAAGAAATCAAGTCGCTCGGCCCACGCTTCAAAAACAGACGCTTTTATCTGCGTCTGAGCAAAAACAGTCGCTGGACCTTTGAAATCGCTCCGAGAAATTCAGTGAGAGATTCAGTGTCTGATTTAATGCAACTCAAATAATTTGTTACAGAAGACGACAAAAAAACGAGGGGAGAgtgaaggaacacacacacacacacacacacacacacacacacacacacaggttctaAACACCGACGGGGGAACAGGACACTTGAGGAACACAGACAGTAGctacctttcttttttttagttcGTCCAGCTAAAACAAAACCATGAGCAGCAGTTACACAGCAGCAAGaagccgacacacacacacaaacacacgcacacacacacacacacacaatcagccGTTAGCATCACATCACAAGGCCGTGTGAGAAAtatgcaaagaaaaagaaatagcagcagaggaggaggagccattTTACGTGACCAGCGAGGCAGAGTGACGGGCAGCGACAGGAAGTAGTTTGTGAGAACTTACTGTCAGTTCCAGAGCAGTCACTGGCCGACTCAATCTTCTCCCTGGAAGAGGAGAGAGTCAAAGTTCTGAAACACGACTGAGAAgatctagtgtgtgtgtgtgtgtgtgtgtgtgtgtgtgtgtgtgtgtgtgtgtgtgtcttacggGCTCTCGGCCTCCGGCGCTCTGCTCAGGACTCTCTGCAGCAGCCCGGTCAGACTGGCTATCTGCTTCTCCATGGCCTCCATACGCTCcctggatggagggagagataCGATCTGTGTCATTGATCACGTGACACCGTCATGTTACATTAGATCTATGTCATTGATCACGTGACACCGTCATGTTACATTAGACTGGGGATAAAAAACTGCAGACGTTGCGTTCTGATTCTGAGTTCCTGACTGAAGTGTCTCATGCATGTGAAGTGAATAAACCTGTCTAACCATGTCCCCTCAGGTTGTGTCCTACCTTGTCTCCGTCTCGTTCCCCAGCAGCGGTGAGCCGAAGCCCCCGGCGTTCCCCCCCTCGCCCCCGGGCCCGGCCATCAGGCACAGCTGCTCCGAGGTGAGACCTAAGGGCCCCTGGCCCCGGGCTTTGGGACTGTCCCCGAAcacagaggaggtcacagagtccCTTCTCAAGCTCTGCCTGCCGGGGGAGCCGCGGCCGGGCATGGTGCCTGCGTAGGAGTCCCTCATGTCAGGGATCTTctggggggaggaggggggaggcaCCCGCAGACCCATGGCCAACACAGACGCAGCGTAGGCGTCGTTGTAGAGGGGTCCTCCCGGCCTGTAGAGAGCACCACTCTCCATCAGCTCCCCTTGTAAAGCAGCGGCTGAATAGGAGGTGAGAGAACGCACCGATCCGGCTCCCCCaccgccgccgcctcctccaCGGCGGTATAAAGAGCCGTAAGGGTCGGCTCTGGCCGGGAGGGGGGAGTGAGGACCTCCAGCGAGACTCAGCCGACTCGCTTCAGGGCCCAGAGAGTAGGGGTCCGCGTAGATCCCCCCTCCACCCCGATCGTCCCCCCGCAGCAGCACCATGCTCCGGGAGCCGCCCACTTCGTCGTCGGGCTTCACATCCCTGCGCTCCAGGATGGCgctggaggaggtgcagaagGCCTgctgggggtggtgggggtttTGGGGGTACTGGTGGAGCTGCGGCTGCTGGTGGGGGGAGGAGTGGTGGGACTGGGAGTGCGGATGCGGCAGGGAGTGGGTGTGGTGCTGGGGGCCGGCGTAGGACGAAGGTCTGCCGCCGCTGTAGAGGAGGCGGGCGCGGGACGGCGAACCCTGGGGCGGGGAGGCAGAGGCGGAGGAATGCTGGGAGGACAGGGGCGGGTTGCTGAGGCGACGGTTGGGTGGAGAATCCTGAGGTGCATAAACCATCTCCCTCTGTGAAGAAACAGAAGATCTGTCAAAAGATTTATTGTGACACGGTCACCATGATTCCAGATTCTCCACAGATTCTCCTCCAGATCTCCAGAAGGCGACATATCGAGATCAATCGGCcactgcagccaatcagagcaatTAGTAATACGTTTTTTAACTGCCcaacttgtttttatgtttttatataatgaCACTACTTGAAGTCTGTTTCTTTGGTATTTGTTCCGAAGCTTAAACGTTCTCTCAGAGTAAACAACGTGATTCTGACTCGAACAGTTGAACGAGTTTGTCAGTGAATGAGTTCTGAATGAAGTTGTTCCTTG is a window of Paralichthys olivaceus isolate ysfri-2021 chromosome 21, ASM2471397v2, whole genome shotgun sequence DNA encoding:
- the srcin1b gene encoding SRC kinase signaling inhibitor 1 isoform X2, whose product is MGNSSFPGREKRKGPMISAGDAEFPRDYHTLAGSRGARRFPDNSNGGFTSSSLDRRHNAVAAKSLEALNSIHKADIERQRDALVDLQKNKFSNSPGSMSQGSPSAGRQQQPNYWSFKTRTPRVTRLSPTQPALSDQANRVSFASAENLETMSEPDIPIGFNRMNRLRQSLPLARSSSQAKLRAPGILFLQLGEETRRVHLTHELTSLETLRALIVHMFPQRLTMAMLRSPSTALLIKDETRNVFYELEDPRDVQDRCVIKIYCKEPVYGTYPAHHSPHLANGDLRREMVYAPQDSPPNRRLSNPPLSSQHSSASASPPQGSPSRARLLYSGGRPSSYAGPQHHTHSLPHPHSQSHHSSPHQQPQLHQYPQNPHHPQQAFCTSSSAILERRDVKPDDEVGGSRSMVLLRGDDRGGGGIYADPYSLGPEASRLSLAGGPHSPLPARADPYGSLYRRGGGGGGGGAGSVRSLTSYSAAALQGELMESGALYRPGGPLYNDAYAASVLAMGLRVPPPSSPQKIPDMRDSYAGTMPGRGSPGRQSLRRDSVTSSVFGDSPKARGQGPLGLTSEQLCLMAGPGGEGGNAGGFGSPLLGNETETRERMEAMEKQIASLTGLLQRVLSRAPEAESPEKIESASDCSGTDTGRTKKKKALTPSAPLALMPPPSSGPNQPVTVSRLQMQLHLQGLQQNTNALRKQLSQLRNMQLENQDSVLTLLRQTESELSLMMLDAMRTQEDPLQRQRLLVEEERLKYLNQEELLIQQLHDLEKSVEELQRNSSINHGLVTEQDVEQKSKELRILGETLTELKNQFPSLQSKMRVVLRVEVEAVKFLKEEPHRLDALLKRCNTMTDALSTLRSVLYPSYMFRQVTEGVWKSADDLSAQTKRAEDVSRGSDLDILNSPSLSDLSTSSGLANWMPASDGDASGLEQDVQPSMTFRNRVLDELPTRRPPDKSVSAEVRLAAERDWEEKRASLTQFSAQDINRLLEETQAELMKAIPDLDFAAKHINKPAVPPKPQITIPITPTTATSAAAANTGATATATTTPGGDQQPGKVQLAAQKLNSMEGGGSHRGSVDLNVTRYRTEKPSKSPPPPPPRRSFPSAHGLTTNRTGEVVVTTKNLKMEDDGDIPKTLVKLRRTPSDTPRPASTPPVIAASAIQDEDDEERIIAELEIFERTPVKDCFKRRSIAAAAPPCTSRPRKNSSNSPGPTKGFTVAARLKHLQQGSLERPKTRKQKEDFPKVQGQQQC
- the srcin1b gene encoding SRC kinase signaling inhibitor 1 isoform X4; protein product: MGNSSFPGREKRKGPMISAGDAEFPRDYHTLAGSRGARRFPDNSNGGFTSSSLDRRHNAVAAKSLEALNSIHKADIERQRDALVDLQKNKFSNSPGSMSQGSPSAGRQTRTPRVTRLSPTQPALSDQANRVSFASAENLETMSEPDIPIGFNRMNRLRQSLPLARSSSQAKLRAPGILFLQLGEETRRVHLTHELTSLETLRALIVHMFPQRLTMAMLRSPSTALLIKDETRNVFYELEDPRDVQDRCVIKIYCKEPVYGTYPAHHSPHLANGDLRREMVYAPQDSPPNRRLSNPPLSSQHSSASASPPQGSPSRARLLYSGGRPSSYAGPQHHTHSLPHPHSQSHHSSPHQQPQLHQYPQNPHHPQQAFCTSSSAILERRDVKPDDEVGGSRSMVLLRGDDRGGGGIYADPYSLGPEASRLSLAGGPHSPLPARADPYGSLYRRGGGGGGGGAGSVRSLTSYSAAALQGELMESGALYRPGGPLYNDAYAASVLAMGLRVPPPSSPQKIPDMRDSYAGTMPGRGSPGRQSLRRDSVTSSVFGDSPKARGQGPLGLTSEQLCLMAGPGGEGGNAGGFGSPLLGNETETRERMEAMEKQIASLTGLLQRVLSRAPEAESPEKIESASDCSGTDTGRTKKKKALTPSAPLALMPPPSSGPNQPVTVSRLQMQLHLQGLQQNTNALRKQLSQLRNMQLENQDSVLTLLRQTESELSLMMLDAMRTQEDPLQRQRLLVEEERLKYLNQEELLIQQLHDLEKSVEELQRNSSINHGLVTEQDVEQKSKELRILGETLTELKNQFPSLQSKMRVVLRVEVEAVKFLKEEPHRLDALLKRCNTMTDALSTLRSVLYPSYMFRQVTEGVWKSADDLSAQTKRAEDVSRGSDLDILNSPSLSDLSTSSGLANWMPASDGDASGLEQDVQPSMTFRNRVLDELPTRRPPDKSVSAEVRLAAERDWEEKRASLTQFSAQDINRLLEETQAELMKAIPDLDFAAKHINKPAVPPKPQITIPITPTTATSAAAANTGATATATTTPGGDQQPGKVQLAAQKLNSMEGGGSHRGSVDLNVTRYRTEKPSKSPPPPPPRRSFPSAHGLTTNRTGEVVVTTKNLKMEDDGDIPKTLVKLRRTPSDTPRPASTPPVIAASAIQDEDDEERIIAELEIFERTPVKDCFKRRSIAAAAPPCTSRPRKNSSNSPGPTKGFTVAARLKHLQQGSLERPKTRKQKEDFPKVQGQQQVFHF